In the genome of Arthrobacter alpinus, the window GGAGAACGGGATACGGGCAGTAGCCTCAGCTAAGACAACTCCACCGTTGGGCTTCTCATCTAGCCACGTTCCGGCGGCCATGATGTCAAGAACTTCTTTGAGTCGGCGGTTGGTATTTTCACGAATGCTCACAGCTAGTCTCCTCTTGACGCGGGGTATACGTGTCTACTTTGACATGCAGCATGGTTACTGCGCAGTAGATGACGCGAACACACAACGCATTGATTCGGATTCATCAGATTCCACAAGAGGAACGGCAATCTATTTCTTCAGAAATTCGTCATAGCTCCGGGCCAAAAAATCCTTGTTTGGCATCTCTGCCCGTTTCTTTGGGATGCTCATCAGTCCCTGCCGGTGGCGCTCCTGAAGCCCGTGCTTAAGCATCGGACCATCCACTTCTTCCAAGATGTCCTCCCGGATATGCACTTGCAGATCAGGGCTAATTCCCAGAATGTTCGCGTCAAAAGCAGCGTGATGGATCTTGCACAATGCCAGTCCGTTTTCAACTGACGCTATTCCTTCTTCATCCCGATCGGGAATAATATGCGCGGCATCCAAGAGAACAGCATGTTTGAGATTGCAAACGGCACAGCGTGATTCGTAAGCACGAAGCACCGATGATCTAAAGACTCGCTGATGCAGTCGTACCCGAGCCACACGATTGGAGTATCCCTTAGGAATGCTTATCGACTCCATGCCTACGCCGGGGGCATTAAAAACCGCCGGATTATTCGCGGCGTCAATGTCCACGACGAACTGGCGCTTCTCTGGCTCTTCGGCTACCAGATAGACCGGGAATATCGCCTGAAACTGTGATTGACCGACGCCGAAGAACCAAATAATCGGAAGTCGCAATTCCATGGCCCTTCTCAGTCCACGATTTGTGTAGAGATCCGGGTCTTCGCCCTCCCATTTGTATCGCAAGAGCCCATCTGGGCCGACTTCGTCACGATAGGGTCGCTCTTTACCTGGTTCTCTATAAACGGTTGTGATTGAGAGCGCAGCATCCAGATTCTTGGGCTTTCGGATCCCTTTCGTGATGTCTTTCAGCCGGAAGGGTTTTCCTTCGAATTGAAAGTCGTCCAAATCGGAAGTGTGAAGTGCCTCGGCGCCATCGCTCGTTCTCTGTTCCAGCCACGTTATGGCCGCTTCACGCACTCTTTCGTCAAGGCTTTTTGACCCACTTTGCTTCAGGTTTTTCAGGTCACTGAAGGGAATCCTATGACGGCGACCGGAGGTGGAGTCCACGTATGCGTTAGGCAAGCGTCCGTCCAAAATGTAATCCGAGATTGTTCTTTCACTGACGTGGAGGAATAATGCCGCATTCCCCACTGAATAGTCATCTTCCAATTCAGGACGTGCCATACGTCAGCCCCCTAGCTGCTTCGCTCACGAAACGGAAGTTGTGTTTTCCATTCGTAAGTCATTTCCTCCAGGAAACCACATGGCGTGGTTTCTCGCGAACGAGAGGTCCCCATGGCCAGAGGATTGGGCTGTGTCCTGCAACATTGGGATTGTTTTCATGCCACTGGTCGGCAGATTACCCGGTGAGGTTACAGTGCGACAGGAAACGTGTTCTTGTCGAGACCATTGGCATTGACTCACGGGGGATTCCACATGATAGCCATCGGGTTGCTCCCCCGTGCGCGGGGCAGATGCGATCCGCGCCCGACAAGGAAGAGGGGCAAGCCATGACAGTTTCACCGTCGGTCGTCTATTAGGTGACACGCAGGACGTCCAAACCATGACGCTTGCATTCCAAGAACAAGAAGCACTCCCGTGC includes:
- a CDS encoding HNH endonuclease, translating into MARPELEDDYSVGNAALFLHVSERTISDYILDGRLPNAYVDSTSGRRHRIPFSDLKNLKQSGSKSLDERVREAAITWLEQRTSDGAEALHTSDLDDFQFEGKPFRLKDITKGIRKPKNLDAALSITTVYREPGKERPYRDEVGPDGLLRYKWEGEDPDLYTNRGLRRAMELRLPIIWFFGVGQSQFQAIFPVYLVAEEPEKRQFVVDIDAANNPAVFNAPGVGMESISIPKGYSNRVARVRLHQRVFRSSVLRAYESRCAVCNLKHAVLLDAAHIIPDRDEEGIASVENGLALCKIHHAAFDANILGISPDLQVHIREDILEEVDGPMLKHGLQERHRQGLMSIPKKRAEMPNKDFLARSYDEFLKK